Proteins from a genomic interval of Amycolatopsis sp. cg13:
- a CDS encoding STAS domain-containing protein — MVHETLSYLPGTPARTLITATAGETVVAVSEELDLRSTARLRAMLAEELALRPPALIADVSALTFCSVSGLEVLTDTARAADAAGVAFAVVAGQRAVLRPLRILGLDREFRVVERLADAVDAGAAARSVAAEVG, encoded by the coding sequence ATGGTGCATGAAACGCTTTCGTATCTGCCGGGGACACCGGCGAGAACTCTGATCACCGCCACCGCGGGCGAAACCGTCGTCGCGGTCTCCGAAGAACTGGACCTCCGCTCCACCGCCCGGCTGCGCGCGATGCTGGCCGAGGAATTGGCACTGCGTCCGCCTGCTCTGATCGCCGACGTCTCCGCCTTGACGTTCTGCTCGGTCAGCGGACTGGAAGTGCTGACCGACACCGCCCGGGCGGCGGACGCGGCGGGCGTCGCGTTCGCCGTGGTCGCCGGGCAGCGCGCGGTGCTGCGGCCGCTGCGCATTCTCGGGCTCGACCGGGAGTTCCGGGTGGTCGAACGCCTTGCCGACGCCGTCGATGCGGGTGCCGCCGCGCGGAGCGTCGCGGCCGAGGTCGGCTAG
- a CDS encoding Vms1/Ankzf1 family peptidyl-tRNA hydrolase: protein MDTHELRALLTDGPFVSMHFDESHDTEDAAKQLRLRLKEIEAALEDQGADRPTVEAALRAVEESTPPVGRAGRTIVAAHGTVLLDRRLAAPPPAQEARYSALPYFLPTVSHLEEAPAHLVVLVDRTGADIEVHRPDGSVETETVHGQEHPVHKVRGGGPAHRDIQSHAEQTTHRNLSEVADHVAKAAERVRPRAIVLAGEVQARTELRERLPEPARSLTSEVDAGGRASGADRAELDRAVHELLTGQRLRELDDLADRFRADAGRESALAVSGLSAVTAALAESNVATLLVGDSGEASVYTGPEPTQVGVAKPRLDALGADDPARRRADEALPYAAVAVGADVVVMDERLDLADGFGALLRHP, encoded by the coding sequence ATGGACACACACGAACTTCGCGCGCTGCTGACCGACGGGCCGTTCGTCTCGATGCACTTCGACGAATCGCACGACACCGAGGACGCGGCCAAGCAATTGCGGTTGCGGCTCAAGGAGATCGAGGCGGCGCTCGAAGACCAGGGCGCGGACCGGCCGACCGTCGAGGCGGCTCTTCGCGCCGTGGAAGAAAGTACGCCGCCGGTCGGACGGGCCGGACGCACCATCGTCGCCGCGCACGGCACCGTGCTGCTCGACCGGCGGCTCGCGGCCCCGCCGCCGGCGCAGGAGGCGCGCTACTCGGCGCTGCCGTACTTCCTGCCGACGGTGAGCCACCTCGAAGAGGCACCCGCGCATCTGGTGGTGCTGGTCGACCGGACCGGCGCCGACATCGAGGTGCACCGGCCCGACGGCAGCGTGGAAACCGAGACCGTGCACGGGCAGGAACACCCGGTGCACAAGGTCCGCGGCGGCGGTCCCGCGCACCGCGACATCCAGTCGCACGCCGAGCAGACCACGCACCGCAACCTCTCGGAAGTCGCCGACCACGTCGCGAAGGCCGCCGAACGCGTGCGGCCGCGGGCGATCGTCCTGGCCGGCGAAGTCCAGGCCCGCACCGAACTGCGCGAACGCCTGCCGGAACCGGCCCGCTCGCTCACTTCGGAGGTCGACGCGGGCGGCCGAGCCTCCGGTGCCGACCGCGCCGAGCTGGACCGAGCGGTGCACGAACTGCTTACCGGACAACGGTTGCGCGAACTGGACGACCTGGCCGATCGCTTCCGCGCCGACGCCGGGCGCGAATCGGCGCTGGCGGTCAGCGGGTTGTCCGCCGTCACCGCCGCGCTGGCGGAGTCGAACGTGGCGACGCTGCTGGTCGGAGACTCCGGCGAGGCCAGCGTGTACACCGGCCCGGAACCGACCCAGGTCGGCGTGGCGAAGCCGCGACTGGACGCCCTCGGAGCGGACGACCCGGCCCGCCGCCGCGCCGACGAGGCCCTGCCGTACGCGGCGGTGGCCGTCGGGGCGGACGTCGTGGTGATGGACGAACGGCTCGACCTGGCCGACGGATTCGGGGCGTTGCTGCGACATCCGTGA
- a CDS encoding NAD(P)/FAD-dependent oxidoreductase, whose translation MRVVIVGGGFAGYHAARKLLRTLGDRAEIVVLNPTDYFLYLPLLPEVASGIVDPRHVAVSIPDTLRGVRLVLGTAESVDFDARTVTFTDPEDRKGKLEYDRLILAAGSVNKLLPIPGVAECAHGFRGLPEALYLRDHVTRQIELAAATDDRAERDARCTFVVVGAGYTGTEVAAQGPEFTADLARRHPELDGQPIRWLLLDIAERVLPELDPRLGATADRVLRERGVEVRMKTSVDRADVEGVTLTTGDAVPTHTLVWCVGVRPDPLVSDLGLETVKGRLVVTPELNVPGRDDVFACGDAAAVPDLTRPGETTPMTAQHAQRQGKLAGSNVAASLGVGRSRRYRHRDLGFAVDLGSGQGAANPLHIPLAGLPARLVTRGYHLLSLPGNRLRTAADWALQKLGRRQTVQLGLVRSGAVPLDTASPELPRTR comes from the coding sequence ATGCGAGTCGTGATCGTCGGCGGCGGGTTCGCCGGATACCACGCGGCGCGAAAACTGCTGCGCACGCTAGGCGACCGCGCCGAGATCGTCGTGCTGAACCCGACCGACTATTTCCTGTACCTGCCGCTGCTGCCGGAGGTGGCCAGCGGGATCGTCGACCCCCGGCACGTCGCGGTGTCCATTCCGGACACTCTGCGCGGCGTGCGGCTGGTGCTGGGCACCGCGGAATCGGTCGACTTCGACGCCCGCACCGTGACGTTCACCGACCCGGAGGACCGCAAGGGGAAACTGGAGTACGACCGGCTGATCCTCGCGGCGGGCAGCGTCAACAAGCTGCTGCCGATCCCCGGGGTCGCCGAATGCGCGCACGGTTTCCGGGGCCTGCCCGAAGCGTTGTACCTGCGCGACCACGTCACCCGCCAGATCGAACTGGCGGCCGCGACCGACGACCGGGCCGAGCGCGACGCCCGGTGCACGTTCGTCGTCGTCGGCGCGGGCTACACCGGCACGGAGGTCGCCGCGCAGGGCCCGGAGTTCACCGCCGACCTCGCGCGCCGCCACCCGGAACTCGACGGACAGCCGATTCGCTGGCTGCTGCTGGACATCGCCGAACGCGTACTGCCCGAATTGGACCCTCGGCTCGGCGCCACCGCCGACCGGGTGCTGCGCGAGCGCGGCGTCGAGGTCCGGATGAAGACCTCGGTGGACCGGGCGGACGTCGAAGGCGTCACGCTGACCACTGGCGACGCGGTGCCGACGCACACGCTCGTGTGGTGCGTGGGCGTCCGGCCTGATCCGCTGGTGTCCGACCTGGGTTTGGAAACCGTGAAGGGCAGGCTGGTCGTCACGCCGGAGCTGAACGTGCCCGGCCGCGACGACGTTTTCGCTTGTGGCGACGCGGCGGCGGTACCGGACCTGACCCGGCCCGGCGAGACCACGCCGATGACCGCGCAACACGCGCAGCGGCAAGGCAAACTGGCCGGAAGCAACGTCGCCGCATCGCTCGGCGTCGGCCGCTCGCGCCGGTACCGGCACCGCGATCTCGGTTTCGCCGTCGACCTCGGCTCGGGCCAGGGCGCGGCCAATCCGCTGCACATCCCGCTGGCCGGGCTTCCCGCCCGGCTCGTGACCCGCGGCTACCATCTGCTGTCCCTGCCGGGAAACCGCCTGCGCACGGCCGCCGACTGGGCGCTGCAGAAGCTCGGGCGGCGGCAGACCGTGCAGCTGGGTCTCGTCCGCTCCGGCGCGGTGCCGCTGGACACCGCCTCGCCCGAGCTGCCCCGGACCCGGTGA
- a CDS encoding GAF and ANTAR domain-containing protein encodes MEGGNGSAVDYSAVVRLSGDPAELRAEVGEALSAEPRMVVFELSELTSFSSQDLAALRKTAEPSEAVFACREGGVARRVLEDEGVPVADSASAALAFEDESLRPSGGQFRTLTEMLLAARTVGEVLELIVDATASLVPAAELVSITLRAPDGTFHTAAYTDPAAADLDRLQYRLGEGPCHDAAIPNRPEFLESADLRSDAQWPRWAPEAAEAGWRAVLATALVDDAVSRFSGALNLYSRTPGGLADADRDVVLLLASHATLAVAETDAVTRSELHQAQLRRALDSRDVIGQAKGIIMARRGLDAEEAFDLLRRTSQQLNVKLVHLAGTLASRHEELDGPAAQLGEPDPV; translated from the coding sequence GTGGAAGGCGGAAACGGGTCGGCGGTCGACTACTCGGCCGTGGTGCGGCTGAGCGGCGATCCGGCCGAATTGCGCGCCGAAGTGGGCGAAGCGCTGTCGGCGGAGCCGAGGATGGTGGTCTTCGAGCTGAGCGAGCTGACCTCGTTCTCGAGCCAGGACCTCGCCGCGCTGCGCAAGACCGCCGAGCCGAGCGAAGCGGTGTTCGCCTGCCGCGAGGGCGGAGTGGCCCGCCGGGTGCTCGAAGACGAGGGCGTGCCGGTCGCCGATTCCGCGTCCGCGGCGCTGGCTTTCGAGGACGAGTCGCTGCGGCCCTCCGGCGGGCAGTTCCGGACGCTCACCGAGATGCTCCTGGCCGCGCGGACCGTCGGCGAGGTCCTGGAGCTGATCGTGGACGCGACCGCGTCGCTGGTGCCCGCCGCCGAACTGGTGTCGATCACGCTGCGCGCGCCGGACGGGACCTTCCACACCGCCGCCTACACCGACCCGGCGGCCGCCGACCTGGACCGGCTGCAGTACCGGCTGGGCGAGGGCCCCTGCCACGACGCCGCCATCCCGAACCGGCCCGAATTCCTCGAAAGCGCCGACCTGCGCAGTGACGCACAGTGGCCGCGATGGGCTCCGGAGGCTGCCGAGGCCGGCTGGCGCGCGGTACTGGCGACCGCGCTGGTCGACGACGCCGTGTCGCGGTTCTCCGGCGCGCTCAACCTCTACTCCCGCACCCCCGGCGGCCTGGCCGACGCCGATCGTGACGTCGTGCTGCTCCTGGCCAGCCACGCGACCCTCGCGGTGGCCGAAACGGACGCGGTCACCCGGAGCGAACTGCACCAGGCGCAGCTGCGGCGCGCGCTGGACAGCCGGGACGTGATCGGCCAGGCCAAGGGCATCATCATGGCGCGCCGGGGCCTGGACGCGGAGGAGGCGTTCGACCTGCTGCGGCGCACTTCGCAGCAGCTGAACGTGAAGCTGGTGCACCTGGCGGGGACTCTTGCCTCCCGGCACGAGGAGCTGGACGGTCCGGCCGCGCAGCTGGGGGAGCCGGACCCGGTGTGA
- a CDS encoding cytochrome P450: MVAPTVGIGLIKRRPRAMAAAQKLRVDSSAISLLHDLGERYGPGPLDLPVPGRSFRLVLDANHVGALLAGTPSPFSPDTTEKAAALRHFQPHGVLISSGATRARRRKLNETILEPGRAAHELAGSWAETIRTEAHEMLSGFPDLDATQFTEHFWTIIRKIVLGGDTTADRRVTDLLDQLRLDANWAFAHPRRDDQRRQFQSLLDRQLGLDRPGSLGAAMAKQPADPDVDPTGQVPHWLFAFDAAAIATLRALALLATHPDELAEARREVAEADLLKPQQLPYLRACVLESIRLWPTTPALLRESTEDTAWGPAETTFLIYTPFFHRDPETLPYANSFAPDIWLDGRAEANPALVPFSAGPGVCPGRDVVLFTASTLLAALLQQAGFAPRGTAADLQPGRLPATLNHFGIRFALS, encoded by the coding sequence GTGGTCGCCCCCACCGTCGGCATCGGCCTGATCAAACGCCGCCCCCGCGCGATGGCCGCGGCACAGAAACTGCGGGTCGACAGTTCGGCAATCAGTCTGCTGCACGACCTCGGCGAACGCTACGGCCCCGGCCCGCTCGACCTGCCGGTCCCCGGCCGGTCGTTCCGCCTGGTGCTGGACGCGAACCACGTCGGCGCGCTGCTGGCCGGCACGCCCAGTCCGTTCAGTCCGGACACCACCGAAAAAGCCGCGGCCCTGCGCCATTTCCAGCCGCACGGCGTCCTGATCTCCAGCGGCGCCACCCGCGCCCGGCGAAGGAAACTCAACGAAACCATCCTCGAACCCGGCCGCGCCGCGCACGAACTCGCCGGGTCCTGGGCGGAAACCATCCGCACCGAAGCGCACGAAATGCTCTCCGGGTTTCCGGACCTCGACGCGACCCAGTTCACCGAGCACTTCTGGACGATCATCCGCAAGATCGTGCTCGGCGGCGACACCACCGCCGACCGGCGCGTCACCGACCTCCTCGACCAGTTGCGGCTCGACGCCAACTGGGCGTTCGCGCACCCGCGCCGGGACGACCAGCGCCGTCAGTTCCAGTCCCTTCTCGACCGTCAGCTCGGCCTGGACCGCCCCGGCAGCCTCGGCGCCGCGATGGCGAAACAACCGGCCGACCCGGACGTCGATCCGACCGGCCAAGTCCCGCACTGGCTCTTCGCTTTCGACGCCGCCGCGATCGCCACTCTTCGCGCACTCGCTTTGCTCGCAACACATCCCGACGAGCTGGCCGAAGCCCGGCGCGAAGTCGCCGAAGCGGATCTCTTGAAGCCGCAACAGCTTCCGTACTTGCGTGCCTGCGTTCTGGAGTCCATCCGGCTCTGGCCGACGACTCCTGCGCTGCTGCGCGAAAGCACCGAGGACACCGCGTGGGGTCCGGCGGAAACGACGTTCCTGATATACACGCCGTTCTTCCACCGCGACCCGGAAACGTTGCCGTACGCGAATTCCTTCGCCCCGGACATCTGGCTGGACGGCCGGGCCGAAGCCAACCCGGCGCTCGTGCCGTTCAGCGCCGGGCCCGGCGTGTGCCCGGGCCGCGACGTCGTGCTCTTCACCGCCTCGACCCTGCTCGCCGCACTACTGCAACAAGCGGGCTTCGCGCCGCGAGGCACCGCCGCCGACCTGCAGCCGGGGCGGCTCCCCGCGACGCTCAACCACTTCGGCATTCGCTTCGCGCTGTCCTAA
- a CDS encoding type 1 glutamine amidotransferase domain-containing protein — MARVAVLVDEMTEDDEFLVPCERLRSAGHEAVVVGLERGKKLTALHGTKITTDQAVDEVGAADFDAVVVPGGYSPDKIRTSEPMVALVRETAAAGKPVAAVCHGPWLLAESGLARGRTVTSWPSLQTDLRNAGAEWVDREVVTDDGVITSRNPDDLPAFCDALLERLK, encoded by the coding sequence ATGGCCCGCGTGGCAGTGCTCGTGGACGAAATGACCGAGGACGACGAATTCCTGGTGCCGTGCGAGCGGTTGCGCTCGGCCGGGCACGAGGCGGTGGTCGTCGGCCTGGAGCGGGGCAAGAAGCTGACCGCCTTGCACGGCACCAAAATCACCACCGACCAGGCAGTGGACGAGGTCGGCGCGGCGGACTTCGACGCGGTCGTGGTGCCCGGCGGGTATTCGCCGGACAAGATCCGCACCAGCGAGCCGATGGTCGCGCTGGTCCGGGAAACGGCCGCTGCGGGCAAGCCGGTCGCAGCCGTCTGCCACGGCCCTTGGCTGCTCGCCGAATCCGGGCTCGCGCGCGGCCGGACAGTCACTTCGTGGCCGTCGCTGCAGACTGACCTGCGCAACGCGGGTGCGGAGTGGGTTGATCGCGAGGTCGTGACGGATGACGGCGTCATCACGTCGCGCAATCCCGACGACCTGCCCGCCTTTTGCGACGCGCTGCTCGAGCGGTTGAAGTAG
- a CDS encoding polynucleotide kinase-phosphatase, with protein MSTLEIPDLCLVVLVGASGSGKSTFGRAQFKATEVISSDFCRGLVSDDENDQSATKDAFDVLHYIVGKRLAAGRLTVIDATNVQPDARKSLVALAKEHDVLPVAIVLDMPESLCAARNESRVDRTFGAQVIRRQRDQLRRGLRSLQKEGFRTVHVLRTPEEADEATITRVPLYNDLRHETGPFDIVGDIHGCRVELEALLTELGYTLERDEQGRAIGAQHPGRRAVFVGDLVDRGPDTPGVLRLVMGMVRAGNAFCVTGNHEHKLLRALRGRNVQVTHGLAESLEQLAAEPAEFRAEAHDFMDGLISHYVLDGGKLVVAHAGITERFQGRASGRVRSFCMYGESTGETDEFGLPVRYPWANEYRGRAMVVYGHTPVPSPEWVNNTLCLDTGCVFGGTLTALRYPEKEIVSVPAAEVYYEPAKPFPANPSAAEPVAHRDPGVLDVTDVLGRRVIETAYQKRIGVREENAAAALEVMSRFAIDPRWLVYLPPTMSPVATATADGLLEHPSQAFDYFRAEGVDSVVCEEKHMGSRAVALVCRSLDAARARFGAPGDALGAVWTRTGRHFFTETLTAEVVDRIRAAAEKAGLFDELGSDWLLLDGELLPWSVKAEQLLREQYAAVGAAARSALPAAATALAAADASGLDVSALLERTNSRAANADAFAQSYRRYCWPTDGLDGVRFAPFQVLASAGHAHHQQSHDWHLALADRLVESSDGFLAPTRRMSVSTTDPASVAAAVDWWTALTARGGEGMVVKPAANLVRGSRGLVQPGLKVRGREYLRIIYGPDYTEERHLSRLRQRGLGHKRSLALREYALGLEALDRLARDEPMWRVHECVFAVLALESEPVDPRL; from the coding sequence ATGAGCACGCTTGAGATTCCCGACCTGTGTCTCGTCGTGCTGGTCGGCGCGAGCGGGTCCGGAAAATCGACGTTCGGCCGCGCACAGTTCAAGGCGACCGAGGTCATTTCGTCGGACTTCTGCCGCGGGCTGGTGTCCGACGACGAGAACGACCAATCCGCGACCAAGGACGCGTTCGACGTCCTGCACTACATCGTCGGCAAACGGCTCGCCGCCGGGCGGCTGACCGTGATCGACGCGACCAACGTGCAGCCTGACGCGCGCAAATCGCTGGTCGCGCTGGCCAAGGAGCACGACGTGCTGCCGGTGGCGATCGTGCTGGACATGCCGGAATCGCTTTGTGCCGCGCGCAACGAAAGCCGCGTGGATCGGACCTTCGGCGCGCAGGTGATCCGGCGGCAGCGCGATCAGCTGCGGCGCGGGTTGCGCAGTCTGCAGAAGGAAGGCTTCCGAACGGTGCACGTCCTGCGCACCCCGGAGGAGGCCGACGAAGCGACGATCACGCGCGTCCCGCTGTACAACGACTTGCGGCACGAGACCGGACCGTTCGACATCGTCGGCGACATCCACGGCTGTCGTGTCGAACTCGAAGCGCTGCTCACCGAACTCGGCTACACCCTCGAACGCGACGAGCAGGGCCGCGCGATCGGGGCACAGCATCCCGGACGACGGGCGGTGTTCGTCGGCGATCTCGTCGACCGCGGTCCGGACACGCCGGGCGTGCTGCGGCTCGTGATGGGCATGGTGCGCGCCGGAAATGCCTTCTGTGTCACCGGAAACCACGAGCACAAGCTGCTGCGCGCGTTGCGGGGCCGGAATGTGCAGGTCACGCACGGGCTCGCGGAATCGCTGGAGCAGCTCGCCGCCGAACCGGCCGAATTCCGCGCTGAGGCGCACGACTTCATGGACGGTCTGATCAGCCACTACGTCCTCGACGGCGGCAAGCTGGTCGTCGCGCACGCGGGGATCACCGAACGCTTCCAGGGCCGCGCGTCCGGACGCGTGCGGAGCTTCTGCATGTACGGGGAGAGCACCGGCGAGACCGACGAATTCGGCCTGCCCGTGCGCTATCCGTGGGCGAACGAGTACCGGGGCCGCGCGATGGTCGTCTACGGGCACACTCCCGTGCCCTCGCCGGAGTGGGTGAACAACACTCTGTGCCTGGACACCGGGTGCGTGTTCGGCGGAACCCTGACCGCGTTGCGGTATCCGGAAAAGGAGATCGTCTCGGTCCCGGCGGCCGAGGTCTATTACGAGCCCGCCAAGCCGTTCCCGGCCAACCCGTCGGCCGCGGAGCCGGTCGCGCACCGCGACCCGGGCGTTCTCGACGTCACCGATGTCCTGGGCCGCCGGGTGATCGAAACCGCGTACCAGAAGCGGATCGGCGTCCGCGAGGAGAACGCGGCGGCGGCGCTGGAGGTGATGTCGCGGTTCGCGATCGACCCGCGCTGGCTGGTCTACCTGCCGCCGACGATGTCGCCGGTCGCCACCGCGACGGCCGACGGGCTGCTGGAGCACCCGAGCCAAGCGTTCGACTACTTCCGCGCGGAGGGCGTGGATTCCGTGGTGTGCGAGGAAAAGCACATGGGTTCGCGTGCGGTCGCGCTCGTGTGTCGCTCGCTCGACGCGGCCCGCGCCCGCTTCGGCGCGCCCGGCGATGCGTTGGGTGCGGTGTGGACGCGGACCGGACGGCACTTCTTCACCGAAACGCTGACCGCCGAAGTGGTCGACCGGATCCGTGCTGCCGCGGAAAAGGCGGGCCTGTTCGACGAACTCGGCTCGGACTGGTTGCTGCTCGACGGCGAACTGCTGCCGTGGAGCGTCAAAGCCGAGCAGTTGCTGCGCGAGCAGTACGCGGCTGTCGGCGCTGCCGCCCGCTCGGCGCTTCCCGCTGCCGCGACCGCGCTAGCCGCCGCTGATGCCTCGGGCCTCGACGTGTCGGCTTTGCTGGAGCGCACGAATTCCCGCGCAGCCAACGCGGACGCGTTCGCCCAGTCGTACCGGCGCTATTGCTGGCCGACCGACGGCCTCGACGGTGTGCGTTTCGCGCCGTTCCAGGTGCTGGCGTCGGCTGGGCACGCGCATCACCAGCAAAGCCACGACTGGCACCTGGCGCTGGCCGACCGGCTCGTCGAGAGCAGCGACGGTTTCCTTGCCCCGACGAGACGGATGTCGGTCAGCACCACCGACCCCGCCTCCGTCGCGGCGGCCGTCGACTGGTGGACCGCCCTCACCGCGCGGGGCGGCGAGGGCATGGTGGTCAAACCGGCCGCGAACCTGGTGCGCGGATCGCGCGGCCTGGTGCAGCCGGGGCTGAAGGTCCGCGGGCGCGAGTACCTGCGGATCATCTACGGCCCGGATTACACCGAGGAACGCCACCTGTCCCGGCTGCGGCAACGAGGCCTCGGGCACAAGCGCTCGCTGGCGCTGCGCGAGTACGCCCTTGGCCTGGAAGCTCTGGATCGGCTCGCCCGCGACGAGCCGATGTGGCGCGTGCACGAGTGCGTTTTCGCCGTGCTGGCACTGGAATCCGAGCCGGTGGACCCTCGCTTGTAG
- a CDS encoding anti-sigma factor, producing the protein MVQRDADGTGMLTAAAPVVELRLRANGELLFLARLVAEDIASSADFRLDEVADLRLAVDEAVAAQARRADDGAFLECAFRCAGRMTVTVTTTTTSAFPPGPDEVGWHILRALTDSLDAWTEPAPGSDGWRLCVEFAKEPLRWEP; encoded by the coding sequence ATGGTTCAGCGCGATGCGGACGGAACGGGCATGCTCACCGCGGCTGCGCCAGTGGTCGAGCTGCGCCTGCGGGCGAACGGGGAGCTGCTGTTCCTGGCCAGGCTGGTCGCCGAGGACATCGCCTCCTCGGCCGATTTCCGGCTCGACGAGGTCGCCGACCTCCGGCTGGCAGTCGACGAAGCGGTCGCGGCCCAGGCGCGACGGGCGGACGACGGCGCGTTCCTGGAATGCGCCTTCCGCTGCGCGGGCCGCATGACCGTGACAGTCACCACCACGACGACGTCGGCGTTCCCGCCCGGACCGGACGAGGTCGGCTGGCACATCCTGCGCGCGCTGACCGATTCGCTCGACGCCTGGACCGAACCCGCGCCCGGCTCCGACGGCTGGCGGCTCTGCGTCGAATTCGCCAAGGAGCCGCTCCGCTGGGAGCCCTGA
- a CDS encoding SRPBCC family protein, which yields MSSTITEIVDVDVPVSTAYNQWTQFESFPEFMEGVEEIRQLDATHTHWVTRFGGVGREFDATITEQHPDERVAWRSDSGPDHAGVITFHRLADTKTRVTAQMELDPEGFAENAADKLGILDRRVKGDMLRFKQFIEQRGRETGSWRGDVEPPG from the coding sequence ATGAGCAGCACGATCACCGAAATCGTGGACGTCGACGTCCCGGTGTCGACCGCGTACAACCAGTGGACGCAGTTCGAATCGTTCCCCGAGTTCATGGAGGGCGTGGAGGAGATCCGCCAGCTCGACGCGACGCACACGCACTGGGTCACCCGGTTCGGCGGCGTCGGGCGGGAGTTCGACGCGACCATCACCGAGCAGCACCCGGACGAACGGGTCGCGTGGCGCTCGGATTCCGGGCCGGACCACGCCGGGGTGATCACGTTCCACCGGCTGGCCGACACGAAGACCCGGGTCACCGCGCAGATGGAGCTCGACCCGGAAGGGTTCGCCGAGAACGCCGCCGACAAGCTCGGCATCCTGGACCGGCGCGTGAAGGGGGACATGCTGCGGTTCAAGCAGTTCATCGAGCAGCGCGGACGCGAAACGGGGTCCTGGCGCGGCGACGTCGAACCCCCGGGCTGA
- a CDS encoding endonuclease, protein MRRVDELLADHGTTFAEDAGIKLADKPQPLYRLLVLTTLLSTRISADIAVAAARELSRSGWRSPAAMRDSTWQQRVDALGRAHYVRYDESTSQHLGEGADFIRDRYGDDLRRMADAADGDPQRLEKLITEFPRIGPTGAQIFCREAQAVWPWLRPYFDRKALAGAKKAGLPTDPKRLAKLVPGDDSARLAAALVRRSLQR, encoded by the coding sequence ATGCGCCGAGTGGACGAACTTCTCGCCGACCACGGCACGACTTTCGCCGAGGACGCCGGGATCAAGCTGGCCGACAAACCGCAACCGCTGTACCGGTTGCTGGTCCTCACGACGCTGCTCTCCACCCGGATCAGCGCCGACATCGCCGTCGCCGCCGCGCGGGAACTGTCTCGGTCCGGCTGGCGCTCCCCCGCCGCGATGCGCGATTCCACGTGGCAGCAACGCGTCGACGCGCTCGGCCGCGCCCACTACGTCCGGTATGACGAAAGCACTTCGCAACACCTCGGCGAAGGTGCCGATTTCATTCGCGACCGTTACGGCGACGACCTGCGCCGCATGGCCGACGCCGCCGACGGAGATCCGCAACGGCTGGAAAAACTCATCACCGAGTTTCCCCGGATCGGTCCGACCGGCGCGCAGATCTTTTGCCGCGAAGCACAGGCAGTGTGGCCATGGCTGCGGCCGTATTTCGACCGCAAGGCCTTGGCCGGCGCGAAGAAAGCCGGTCTGCCCACCGACCCGAAACGCCTGGCGAAACTGGTGCCCGGCGACGATTCGGCCCGGCTCGCGGCAGCGCTGGTGCGACGGAGCCTGCAGCGCTAG
- a CDS encoding universal stress protein, whose product MDEANQAEPGVVVGDDGSAGARLAVDWAAAEAEALGTCLVLVRTMTLPMPNVDFVPGVITPVAGEIVADQSVVDYAEKELAEVAAEVVRKRPGLPVRTRVRFGRASWELADIGRQAELIVVGASGRGGLPRLLLGSTASQVVHTCARPVVVVRPAKEKTRRVVVGVDGSPSSVAAVRYAYDFADRHGCALHAVHVWPEPPEDVFGPARSGGEGQQSPQDEGERLLAEALTGLGERHPDVVVQREVALGSVAEVLLDHAEAATLLVVGGHGRGALRGAFLGSVSHAMAYHAPCPVAIVRQGVEEHPA is encoded by the coding sequence ATGGACGAGGCGAACCAGGCCGAGCCGGGAGTCGTGGTCGGGGACGACGGTTCCGCCGGCGCCCGCTTGGCCGTGGACTGGGCCGCCGCCGAGGCGGAGGCGCTCGGGACGTGCCTGGTCCTCGTGCGGACGATGACGCTGCCGATGCCGAACGTCGATTTCGTGCCCGGCGTGATCACCCCGGTCGCGGGCGAGATCGTGGCCGATCAGTCCGTTGTGGACTACGCGGAGAAGGAGCTGGCCGAGGTCGCCGCCGAGGTCGTCCGGAAGCGGCCGGGGCTGCCGGTGCGCACCCGGGTGCGGTTCGGGCGGGCGAGCTGGGAGCTGGCGGACATCGGGCGGCAGGCGGAGCTGATCGTCGTCGGCGCGTCCGGGCGCGGCGGGCTGCCCCGGCTGCTGCTCGGGTCGACGGCCTCGCAGGTGGTGCACACGTGCGCGCGTCCGGTCGTCGTGGTCCGTCCGGCGAAGGAGAAGACGCGGCGGGTCGTCGTCGGGGTGGACGGGTCGCCGTCCAGCGTCGCGGCGGTGCGGTACGCGTACGACTTCGCCGACCGGCACGGATGCGCCTTGCACGCGGTGCACGTGTGGCCGGAACCGCCGGAGGACGTCTTCGGCCCGGCCCGCTCCGGCGGCGAGGGGCAGCAGAGCCCGCAGGACGAGGGCGAACGGCTGCTCGCGGAGGCGCTGACCGGTCTCGGCGAACGGCATCCGGACGTCGTGGTGCAGCGGGAGGTCGCGCTCGGCAGCGTGGCGGAGGTGTTGCTGGACCACGCCGAAGCGGCGACGCTGCTGGTGGTCGGCGGGCACGGCCGAGGTGCGCTGCGAGGTGCGTTCCTCGGGTCGGTGAGCCACGCGATGGCCTATCACGCGCCGTGCCCGGTCGCGATCGTGCGGCAGGGCGTCGAGGAGCACCCGGCCTAG